One segment of Chrysemys picta bellii isolate R12L10 unplaced genomic scaffold, ASM1138683v2 scaf1352, whole genome shotgun sequence DNA contains the following:
- the LOC135979892 gene encoding apoptosis-associated speck-like protein containing a CARD encodes MQQRLAAQRAEEGDAMEKAVSDCLHDILEELTKNELKKFKLKLNKFKLKRDYDNIPMGKLEDASPVDMTQSLLSYYGEDYGAEVTVNVLKSINRRDLAEKLCETLRPGKK; translated from the coding sequence GCTGCTCAGAGAGCTGAGGAAGGAGATGCCATGGAGAAAGCAGTGAGCGATTGCTTACATGACATTCTTGAAGAGCTGACAAAGAATGAGCTCAAGAAATTCAAGTTGAAACTGAACAAATTTAAGCTGAAGAGGGACTATGACAATATCCCCATGGGTAAATTAGAGGACGCATCACCTGTGGACATGACTCAATCCCTGCTCAGCTACTATGGAGAGGACTATGGGGCGGAAGTGACAGTGAATGTGCTGAAATCTATAAACAGGAGAGATCTGGCTGAGAAACTCTGTGAGACACTGAGACCTGGTAAGAAATAA